The following proteins are encoded in a genomic region of Mycobacterium kiyosense:
- a CDS encoding putative MFS-type transporter, with translation MSSDAIGATTRWSMVAVALVLTASAFSFIYATPFLIPALESSRATPLSQSGLLAAMPSLGMVVTLITWGYVADLVGERIVLTIGSSLTAAAAYAASTVHSLVAMGVFLFLGGMAAASCNPACGRLVAGWFPPQQRGLAMSIRQTAQPLGIAMDALVIPDLAEHGSPNGGLLFPALACAVSAVVAAVVAHDPPHKPRAQAHPDELASPYRGSSVLWRIHALSALMVMPQSMTVTFMLIWLRADQGWSRQSAGILVAVTALLGALSRMAAGRWSDRIGSRMRPIRLIALATSVSMMLLAFTNEHHPVAVLLMVAVSVITVMDNGLEATAITEYAGQFWSGRALGVQNTGQRLMTLAGPPLFGAVIGAFGYPVAFALCAIFPLAAAPVVPTGLEVPGFVDRRSTGWLAENEVNTRE, from the coding sequence ATGTCATCGGACGCGATCGGCGCTACCACGCGCTGGTCGATGGTTGCCGTCGCGCTCGTGCTGACAGCCAGTGCGTTCAGCTTCATCTATGCCACGCCCTTCCTGATCCCAGCCCTGGAGTCCAGCCGGGCCACCCCGCTGTCGCAAAGCGGGTTGCTGGCGGCGATGCCGAGCCTGGGCATGGTGGTCACACTCATCACCTGGGGTTACGTCGCCGACCTTGTCGGCGAACGCATCGTGCTCACCATCGGCTCCTCGTTGACGGCGGCTGCGGCCTACGCCGCGTCGACCGTCCACTCGCTGGTTGCGATGGGGGTCTTCCTGTTCCTGGGCGGGATGGCCGCGGCCAGCTGCAACCCGGCCTGCGGCCGGCTGGTCGCCGGATGGTTCCCACCGCAGCAGCGGGGCCTGGCGATGAGTATCCGCCAAACTGCCCAGCCGCTCGGGATCGCGATGGACGCCTTGGTAATTCCGGACCTCGCCGAACACGGGTCACCCAACGGTGGACTGCTGTTCCCGGCACTGGCATGCGCGGTGTCGGCCGTGGTCGCCGCCGTCGTCGCGCATGACCCGCCACACAAGCCGCGCGCCCAAGCCCATCCGGACGAGTTGGCGAGTCCCTACCGAGGTTCATCCGTGCTGTGGCGCATTCATGCGCTGTCCGCGCTGATGGTGATGCCGCAGTCGATGACCGTCACGTTCATGCTGATCTGGCTGCGCGCGGATCAGGGATGGTCGAGGCAGTCCGCCGGGATATTGGTGGCAGTCACCGCGCTGCTCGGCGCGCTCAGCCGGATGGCGGCCGGGCGGTGGTCGGACCGAATCGGCTCGCGGATGCGGCCGATACGCCTGATCGCGCTGGCCACCAGTGTGTCGATGATGCTGCTGGCCTTCACCAACGAGCACCATCCCGTGGCCGTGCTGCTGATGGTCGCCGTGTCGGTCATCACCGTGATGGACAACGGCCTGGAGGCGACCGCGATCACCGAATACGCCGGGCAGTTCTGGAGCGGTCGTGCGCTGGGTGTGCAGAACACCGGCCAACGGCTGATGACGCTCGCCGGGCCGCCGCTGTTCGGGGCGGTCATCGGAGCCTTCGGTTATCCGGTGGCGTTCGCGCTGTGCGCGATCTTTCCGCTCGCAGCGGCCCCGGTGGTACCGACCGGGTTGGAGGTACCCGGTTTCGTGGACCGGCGGTCGACGGGCTGGCTCGCGGAGAACGAAGTGAACACACGCGAGTGA
- a CDS encoding IclR family transcriptional regulator, translating to MRQQSGIGVLDKAVGILHAVAESPCGLTELCERTSLPRATTYRLAAALEVHRLLARDDDGRWRLGPAVTELSGHVSDPLLSASATVLPQLRETTGESVQLYRREGTTRVCVAALEPPAGLRDTVPVGTRLPMTAGSGAKVLLAHSDAATQKAVLPHAKFTDRVLAEVRRRGWAQSVAEREPGVASVSAPVRDSRGVVVAAISVSGPIDRMGRRPGARWAADLLAAAEALTRRL from the coding sequence GTGAGACAACAGAGTGGCATCGGTGTGCTGGACAAGGCAGTGGGCATCCTGCACGCGGTAGCCGAATCGCCCTGCGGGCTCACCGAACTGTGCGAGCGCACCAGCCTGCCCCGGGCCACCACCTACCGGCTCGCGGCCGCACTGGAGGTACACCGCCTGCTGGCGCGCGACGACGACGGCCGCTGGCGGCTCGGGCCGGCCGTGACCGAATTGTCCGGCCACGTCAGCGATCCGTTGCTGAGCGCCAGCGCGACCGTACTGCCCCAACTGCGGGAGACCACCGGCGAAAGTGTCCAGCTGTACCGGCGGGAAGGCACCACCAGAGTCTGCGTGGCCGCGCTGGAACCGCCTGCGGGTCTTCGCGATACGGTTCCGGTCGGCACCAGGCTGCCGATGACGGCGGGATCGGGCGCCAAAGTGCTGCTCGCCCACAGCGATGCCGCCACTCAAAAAGCGGTGCTGCCCCATGCCAAATTCACCGACCGGGTGCTGGCCGAGGTGCGCCGCCGAGGATGGGCGCAGAGCGTGGCCGAACGCGAGCCCGGCGTGGCCAGCGTGTCGGCACCGGTGCGCGACAGCCGCGGCGTTGTGGTTGCGGCGATTTCGGTGTCCGGCCCGATCGACCGGATGGGCCGGCGCCCGGGGGCGCGGTGGGCCGCGGACCTGCTGGCCGCCGCCGAGGCACTCACCCGTCGACTCTGA
- a CDS encoding dehydrogenase, producing MDVSVVGSGPNGLAAAVICARAGLKVQVFEAQPTFGGGARTQADIEFPGVSHDVCSAVHPLALASPFFAAFNLPARGVQLSVPEISYANPLPAGRAAIAYRDLERTCAELDDGASWRRFLGPLVGNDDGVVGFLLGDKRSVPGSPATVVHLGLRMLAQGTAAWGALPGEDARALFTGVAAHAITPLPSLASAGAGLMLATLAHSVGWPIPVGGTQRITDALIADLRAHGGQLTAGAEVTEPPSGVVVFDTAPTTLLQVYRESIPHRYAKALRRYTFGSGVAKVDFVLSGDIPWTDPRLAQAATLHLGGTRAQMASAEADIAAGRHAEWPMVLASVPHLADPGRIDSTGRRPFWTYAHVPAGSTVDATATVTAVVERFAPGFRDVVVAARSVPAAQLSAHNANYVGGDIGVGGASVLRAVGGPTPRVNPWSTPIPKVYLCSAATPPGAGVHGMAGYYAARTLLRREFGIRELPALAP from the coding sequence ATGGATGTCTCCGTCGTCGGCAGCGGGCCCAACGGACTCGCCGCGGCCGTGATCTGCGCCCGCGCGGGGTTGAAAGTTCAGGTCTTCGAGGCGCAGCCGACATTCGGTGGCGGCGCCCGCACCCAGGCCGACATCGAATTCCCCGGAGTCTCACACGACGTGTGCTCGGCGGTGCACCCGCTGGCGCTGGCGTCACCGTTCTTTGCGGCGTTCAACCTGCCCGCGCGGGGTGTGCAGTTGTCGGTCCCGGAGATCTCCTACGCCAACCCGCTGCCGGCCGGCCGGGCGGCGATCGCCTATCGAGACCTGGAACGCACCTGCGCGGAGTTGGACGACGGTGCGTCGTGGCGGCGTTTCCTCGGCCCGTTGGTAGGCAACGACGACGGCGTCGTGGGGTTTCTGCTCGGCGACAAACGATCGGTTCCAGGTTCGCCGGCCACCGTCGTCCACCTCGGGCTGCGAATGTTGGCCCAGGGCACCGCGGCCTGGGGAGCGCTGCCCGGCGAGGATGCCCGGGCGTTGTTCACCGGCGTTGCCGCCCATGCGATTACACCGCTACCGTCGCTGGCGTCCGCCGGCGCCGGGCTGATGCTGGCCACCCTCGCCCACTCGGTCGGCTGGCCGATCCCGGTCGGCGGTACCCAGCGAATCACCGATGCCCTGATCGCCGACCTACGCGCGCACGGCGGCCAACTGACGGCGGGGGCCGAAGTCACCGAACCGCCCAGCGGGGTGGTCGTTTTCGACACCGCACCGACCACCCTGTTGCAGGTCTACCGGGAGTCCATCCCGCACCGATACGCTAAAGCTTTGCGCCGCTACACATTTGGATCGGGCGTCGCGAAGGTTGATTTCGTGCTCAGCGGCGACATCCCTTGGACGGATCCGCGGTTGGCGCAGGCGGCGACGCTGCACCTAGGTGGCACCCGTGCACAGATGGCCTCGGCGGAGGCCGATATCGCCGCCGGGCGGCACGCCGAGTGGCCGATGGTGCTGGCTTCGGTTCCCCACCTTGCCGATCCCGGTCGAATCGACTCCACCGGCCGCCGTCCGTTCTGGACCTACGCCCACGTGCCGGCGGGATCCACCGTCGATGCCACCGCCACCGTGACCGCCGTCGTGGAACGCTTCGCGCCCGGTTTTCGCGACGTGGTGGTGGCGGCGCGCAGCGTGCCCGCAGCTCAGCTGAGCGCCCACAACGCCAATTACGTCGGTGGGGACATTGGCGTGGGCGGGGCCTCGGTTTTGCGCGCAGTCGGCGGACCCACACCGCGAGTAAACCCTTGGAGCACACCAATTCCCAAGGTGTACCTGTGCTCGGCGGCCACGCCGCCGGGAGCCGGTGTGCACGGCATGGCCGGTTACTATGCCGCGCGCACCCTGTTACGGCGTGAGTTCGGGATCCGGGAGCTGCCGGCCCTCGCCCCCTGA
- the gltX gene encoding glutamate--tRNA ligase, translating to MTVRVRFCPSPTGTPHVGMVRTALFNWAYARHTGGTFVFRIEDTDAQRDSEESYAALLDALRWLGLDWDEGPEVGGPYAPYRQSQRGDIYRDVVDRLLAAGEAYQAFSTPDEVEARHIAAGRNPKLGYDNFDRGLTDAQRAAYLAEGRQPVVRLRMPEEDLSSDDLVRGPTTFAAGSVPDFALTRANGDPLYTLVNPCDDALMRITHVLRGDDLLPSTPRQLALYQALIRIGVAERIPQFAHLPTVLGEGTKKLSKRDPQSNLFAHRDRGFIPEGLLNYLALLGWSIADDHDLFSLDEMVAAFDVVDVNSNPARFDQKKADALNAEHIRRLTVDDFTGRLRDYLDTHGHRLGLSEAQFATAAELVQTRIVVLGDAWDLLKFLNDDEYAIEEKAAAKELGADSGPVLDASVAALQAVAGWTTAHIEEALKAALIEGAGAQTAQGFRADPGRGHRHHDQPAAVRVAGVAGPRSQPAPAAGGAAAGSRAVAPRHAECGLSL from the coding sequence GTGACTGTTCGAGTTCGGTTCTGCCCGTCGCCCACCGGAACGCCGCACGTCGGGATGGTGCGCACCGCGCTGTTCAACTGGGCCTACGCCCGGCACACCGGCGGCACCTTCGTCTTTCGCATCGAGGACACCGACGCCCAGCGGGACAGCGAGGAGAGTTACGCGGCACTGCTCGACGCGTTGCGCTGGCTGGGCCTGGATTGGGACGAGGGCCCCGAGGTCGGCGGCCCTTACGCGCCGTACCGGCAGTCGCAGCGCGGCGACATCTACCGGGACGTGGTGGACCGGCTGTTGGCGGCGGGCGAGGCCTACCAAGCGTTCTCGACGCCGGATGAGGTGGAGGCGCGCCACATCGCTGCCGGGCGCAACCCGAAGCTGGGCTATGACAATTTCGACCGCGGGCTCACCGACGCCCAGCGCGCGGCGTACCTGGCCGAGGGACGCCAGCCGGTGGTGCGCCTGCGGATGCCGGAGGAGGACCTCAGCTCGGACGACCTGGTGCGCGGACCCACCACCTTCGCGGCCGGCTCGGTACCGGACTTCGCGCTCACCCGCGCCAACGGAGATCCGTTGTACACCTTGGTCAATCCGTGTGACGACGCGCTGATGCGGATCACGCATGTGCTGCGGGGCGACGACCTGCTGCCGTCGACGCCGCGGCAACTGGCGTTGTATCAGGCGCTGATCCGGATCGGGGTCGCCGAGCGAATCCCGCAATTCGCCCATCTGCCAACGGTTCTGGGGGAGGGCACCAAGAAGCTGTCCAAACGGGACCCGCAGTCGAACCTGTTCGCCCACCGCGATCGCGGTTTCATCCCCGAGGGGCTGCTGAATTACCTTGCGCTGCTCGGCTGGTCGATCGCCGACGACCACGACCTGTTCAGCCTGGACGAGATGGTCGCCGCGTTCGACGTTGTCGACGTCAACTCCAACCCGGCCCGATTCGACCAGAAGAAGGCCGACGCGCTGAACGCCGAGCACATCCGGAGGCTCACGGTCGACGACTTCACCGGCCGGTTGCGCGACTATCTCGACACCCATGGTCACCGACTCGGGCTGAGTGAGGCGCAGTTCGCCACCGCCGCCGAGTTGGTTCAGACCCGAATCGTCGTGCTCGGTGATGCCTGGGATCTGCTGAAGTTCCTCAACGACGACGAGTACGCGATCGAGGAGAAGGCCGCCGCCAAGGAGCTGGGCGCTGATTCGGGTCCGGTGCTGGATGCGTCCGTCGCGGCCCTGCAGGCCGTGGCCGGCTGGACGACCGCGCACATCGAGGAAGCCCTCAAGGCCGCCCTGATCGAGGGGGCTGGAGCTCAAACCGCGCAAGGCTTTCGGGCCGATCCGGGTCGCGGTCACCGGCACCACGATCAGCCCGCCGCTGTTCGAGTCGCTGGAGTTGCTGGGCCGCGATCGCAGCCTGCACCGGCTGCGGGCGGCGCGGCAGCAGGTTCTCGCGCCGTAGCGCCTAGGCATGCGGAGTGCGGTCTGAGTCTTTGA
- a CDS encoding hypothetical protein (frameshifted, insertion at around 1882634,1883378), with the protein MLCKHEWMSQEPAGAVARWSILVLSLFVTASSFLFINGVAFLIPRLEAARGIPLTQAGLLASMPSWGMVVTLIAWGYVLDRIGERIVLALGSALTAAASYAAASVHSLLAMGVFLFLGGMAAASANSAGGRLVSGWFPPQQRGLAMGIRQTAQPFGIALGAMAIPELAEGGAHAGLMFPAVVCAVAAVVSLIGVVNPPRKPRAAASDEELSSPYLGSGGAVANPHRFRAADDAADGDGDVHAGLADQPPPLDGGGGRRTGDHLAADRRRRPDPGRPLVGSDRLPDAAGPHHRRRVGVDAVSAGPRRPRGFPLRRVADDPRLGDCRAGQRPGSHRHHRVRRAVLERTRAGHAEHHAAVDGRGRSTDVRCADHRGRLPAGVGAVRPVPAGCGAAGACRVTATRVGD; encoded by the coding sequence GTGCTGTGCAAGCATGAGTGGATGTCTCAAGAGCCGGCCGGCGCGGTCGCCCGCTGGTCGATCTTGGTCCTGTCGCTGTTCGTCACGGCAAGCTCTTTCCTATTTATCAACGGTGTTGCCTTTCTGATCCCGCGACTGGAGGCCGCGCGCGGAATCCCGCTGACCCAGGCCGGCCTGCTGGCATCGATGCCAAGCTGGGGAATGGTGGTGACGCTGATCGCGTGGGGCTACGTGCTGGACCGAATCGGCGAGCGGATCGTGCTGGCGCTGGGCTCGGCCCTGACCGCCGCCGCCTCCTACGCCGCCGCGTCCGTGCACTCGCTGCTCGCGATGGGCGTCTTCCTGTTCCTGGGCGGCATGGCCGCCGCCAGCGCCAACAGCGCCGGCGGCCGACTGGTGTCGGGCTGGTTCCCGCCGCAACAGCGCGGCCTGGCCATGGGCATCCGCCAAACCGCGCAACCATTCGGAATTGCGTTGGGCGCCATGGCAATTCCCGAACTGGCCGAAGGCGGCGCGCATGCCGGGTTGATGTTTCCCGCGGTGGTATGCGCCGTCGCCGCGGTGGTCAGCCTGATCGGCGTGGTGAACCCGCCGCGCAAACCGCGCGCAGCGGCCAGCGACGAGGAACTGTCCAGCCCCTACCTGGGATCGGGGGGTGCTGTGGCGAATCCACACCGTTTCCGCGCTGCTGATGATGCCGCAGACGGTGACGGTGACGTTCATGCTGGTCTGGCTGATCAACCACCACCACTGGACGGTGGCGGCGGCCGGCGGACTGGTGACCATCTCGCAGCTGATCGGCGCCGGCGGCCGGATCCTGGTCGGCCGCTGGTCGGATCGGATCGGCTCCCGGATGCGGCCGGTCCGCATCATCGCCGCCGCGTCGGCGTTGACGCTGTTTCTGCTGGCCCTCGCCGACCACGCGGATTCCCGCTACGACGTGTTGCTGATGATCCTCGTCTCGGTGATTGCCGTGCTGGACAACGGCCTGGAAGCCACCGCCATCACCGAGTTCGCCGGGCCGTATTGGAGCGGACGCGCGCTGGGCACGCAGAACACCATGCAGCGGTTGATGGCCGCGGCCGGTCCACCGATGTTCGGTGCGCTGATCACCGCGGCCGCCTACCCGCTGGCGTGGGCGCTGTGCGGCCTGTTCCCGCTGGCTGCGGTGCCGCTGGTGCCTGCCGAGTTACTGCCACCAGGGTTGGAGACTAG
- the leuB gene encoding 3-isopropylmalate dehydrogenase — MTKLAVIAGDGIGPEVIDEALKVLDAVKPGIEKTTYDLGARRYHATGEVLPDSVVPELRQHDAILLGAIGDPSVPSGVLERGLLLRMRFELDHHVNLRPARLYPGVQSPLAGNPDIDFVVVREGTEGPYTGNGGAIRVGTPHEVATELSVNTAFGVRRVVIDAFERARKRRKHLTLVHKTNVLTFAGGLWLRTVQDVGTQYPDVEVAYQHVDAATIFLATDPGRFDVIVTDNLFGDIITDLAAAVCGGIGLAASGNIDATRTNPSMFEPVHGSAPDIAGQGIADPTAAIMSVALLLAHLGEDEAAAKVDRAVASYLATRGDERPATTDVGERIAAAL; from the coding sequence GTGACCAAACTCGCGGTGATCGCCGGCGACGGCATCGGACCGGAAGTCATCGACGAGGCACTCAAGGTGCTCGATGCCGTCAAGCCGGGCATCGAGAAGACTACCTACGACCTCGGCGCGCGGCGCTACCACGCCACCGGTGAGGTGCTGCCGGACTCGGTGGTACCCGAACTGCGCCAGCACGACGCCATCCTGCTCGGCGCGATCGGCGACCCGTCGGTGCCCAGCGGTGTCCTGGAGCGGGGTCTGCTGCTGCGGATGCGCTTCGAACTCGACCATCACGTCAATCTGCGGCCGGCCCGGCTGTACCCCGGGGTGCAAAGCCCGCTCGCCGGCAACCCCGACATCGACTTCGTCGTGGTCCGCGAAGGAACGGAAGGCCCCTACACCGGCAACGGCGGCGCGATCCGCGTCGGCACCCCGCACGAAGTCGCCACCGAGTTGAGCGTGAACACCGCATTCGGGGTGCGCCGGGTGGTGATCGACGCGTTCGAGCGGGCCCGCAAGCGGCGCAAACACCTGACCTTGGTGCACAAGACAAACGTGCTCACGTTCGCCGGGGGACTGTGGCTGCGGACCGTGCAGGACGTCGGCACGCAGTATCCCGACGTGGAGGTGGCCTACCAGCATGTCGACGCGGCCACCATCTTCCTGGCCACCGACCCGGGCCGGTTCGACGTGATCGTCACCGACAACCTGTTCGGGGACATCATCACGGATCTGGCCGCGGCGGTATGCGGCGGCATCGGGTTGGCTGCCAGCGGAAACATCGACGCGACCCGGACCAACCCGTCGATGTTCGAACCGGTGCACGGTAGTGCGCCCGACATTGCCGGTCAGGGCATCGCCGACCCGACCGCCGCGATCATGTCGGTGGCGCTGCTGCTGGCCCATCTTGGCGAGGACGAGGCCGCGGCAAAGGTGGATCGGGCCGTGGCGAGTTACCTGGCGACTCGCGGGGACGAACGGCCTGCCACCACCGATGTCGGCGAACGGATTGCAGCCGCGCTCTAG
- a CDS encoding PPOX class F420-dependent enzyme encodes MGTNQRASIVMSPEEIADFVTNSRTGTLATIGPDGQPHLTAMWYAVVDGEIWLETKAKSQKAVNLKRDPRVSFLLEDGDTYDTLRGVSFEGVAEIVDDPEVLHRVGISVWERYTGPYTDEMKPFVDQMMNKRVGVRIVSRRTRSWDHRKLGMPPMPVGGSTAPTVR; translated from the coding sequence ATGGGAACCAATCAGCGCGCGAGCATCGTCATGTCGCCCGAGGAGATCGCCGACTTCGTCACCAACAGCCGCACCGGCACGCTGGCCACCATCGGCCCCGACGGCCAACCGCACCTGACGGCCATGTGGTACGCCGTCGTCGACGGCGAGATCTGGCTGGAGACCAAAGCCAAATCGCAGAAGGCGGTCAACCTCAAGCGCGATCCGCGGGTGAGTTTCCTGCTCGAGGACGGCGACACCTACGACACCCTGCGCGGGGTTTCCTTCGAGGGCGTGGCCGAGATCGTCGACGACCCCGAGGTGCTGCACCGGGTCGGGATCAGCGTGTGGGAGCGCTACACCGGCCCCTACACCGACGAGATGAAGCCGTTCGTCGACCAGATGATGAACAAGCGGGTCGGCGTGCGCATCGTCAGCCGGCGCACCCGGTCCTGGGATCACCGCAAACTGGGCATGCCCCCGATGCCGGTGGGCGGCTCGACCGCGCCGACGGTGCGATAG
- the serA gene encoding D-3-phosphoglycerate dehydrogenase yields MRWVDGPDREKLLAAVPDADALLVRSATTVDAEVLAAAPKLKIVARAGVGLDNVDVDAATARGVLVVNAPTSNIHSAAEHAIALLLAAARQIPAADATLREHTWKRSKFSGTEVFGKTVGVVGLGRIGQLVAQRIAAFGAHIVAYDPYVSSARAAQLGIELLSLDDLLARADFISVHLPKTPETKGLLNKEALAKTKPGVIIVNAARGGLVDEAALAEAITSGHVRAAGLDVFATEPCTDSPLFELPQVVVTPHLGASTAEAQDRAGTDVAESVRLALAGEFVPDAVNVGGGVVSEEVAPWLDLARKLGLLAAALADEAPVTLSVQVRGELAAEDVEVLKLSALRGLFSAVIDEPVTFVNAPALAAERGVTAEIGKATESPNHRSVVEVRAVGADGSVVNVAGTLSGPQLVEKIVQVNGRHFDLRAQGINLVINYADQPGALGKIGTLLGAAGVNIHAAHCPEDAEGTNATILLRLDQDVPDDVRSAIAQAVGANKLEVVDLS; encoded by the coding sequence GTGCGCTGGGTGGACGGGCCCGACCGCGAGAAGCTGCTGGCCGCGGTGCCCGACGCCGACGCGCTGCTGGTGCGATCGGCCACCACCGTGGATGCCGAGGTGCTGGCCGCCGCCCCCAAGCTGAAGATCGTCGCCCGCGCCGGCGTCGGCCTGGACAACGTCGACGTGGACGCGGCCACCGCCCGCGGGGTGCTGGTGGTCAATGCGCCGACGTCGAACATCCACAGTGCCGCCGAGCACGCAATCGCGTTGCTGCTGGCCGCGGCCCGCCAGATCCCGGCCGCCGACGCCACGTTGCGTGAGCACACCTGGAAGCGCTCCAAGTTCTCCGGTACCGAGGTCTTCGGCAAAACCGTCGGCGTGGTCGGCCTGGGCCGGATCGGCCAGCTGGTCGCGCAGCGGATTGCCGCGTTCGGTGCCCACATCGTCGCCTACGACCCCTACGTGTCCTCGGCCCGCGCCGCCCAGCTGGGCATCGAACTGCTCTCCCTGGACGACCTGCTGGCGCGCGCCGACTTCATCTCGGTGCACCTGCCCAAGACGCCGGAAACCAAAGGCCTGCTCAACAAGGAGGCACTGGCCAAGACCAAGCCGGGCGTGATCATCGTCAACGCGGCCCGCGGCGGCCTGGTCGACGAGGCGGCGCTGGCCGAGGCGATCACCAGCGGCCACGTGCGGGCCGCCGGCCTCGACGTGTTCGCCACCGAACCGTGCACGGACAGCCCGCTTTTCGAGCTGCCGCAGGTGGTCGTCACACCGCACCTGGGTGCGTCCACCGCAGAAGCTCAGGACCGGGCCGGCACCGATGTGGCCGAGAGCGTGCGGCTGGCCCTGGCCGGCGAGTTCGTGCCCGACGCGGTCAACGTCGGCGGCGGCGTGGTCAGCGAAGAGGTGGCGCCCTGGCTGGATCTGGCCCGCAAGCTCGGTCTGCTGGCCGCCGCGCTGGCCGACGAGGCGCCGGTGACGTTGTCGGTGCAGGTGCGCGGTGAGTTGGCCGCCGAAGATGTCGAGGTGCTGAAGCTCTCGGCGCTGCGCGGCTTGTTCTCGGCGGTCATCGACGAGCCGGTGACCTTCGTCAACGCGCCCGCCCTGGCCGCCGAACGCGGCGTCACCGCCGAGATCGGCAAGGCCACCGAAAGCCCCAATCACCGCAGCGTGGTCGAGGTGCGGGCGGTCGGCGCGGACGGCTCGGTGGTCAACGTGGCCGGGACGTTGTCCGGGCCGCAACTGGTCGAGAAGATCGTGCAGGTCAACGGCCGTCACTTCGATCTGCGCGCCCAGGGGATCAACCTGGTCATCAATTACGCCGACCAGCCCGGGGCACTGGGCAAGATCGGCACGCTGCTGGGCGCGGCCGGGGTGAACATTCACGCCGCGCACTGTCCCGAGGACGCTGAGGGCACGAACGCGACGATCCTGCTGCGGCTGGATCAGGACGTGCCCGACGACGTGCGCTCGGCAATCGCGCAGGCGGTGGGCGCCAACAAGCTCGAAGTGGTTGATCTTTCGTGA
- a CDS encoding 2-hydroxyhepta-2,4-diene-1,7-dioate isomerase, with the protein MRLGRIASPDGVAFVSIDGELGDPANMTVREIAEHPFGTPTFTGRSWPLADVRLLAPILASKVVCIGKNYADHIAEMGGVTGPAPADPVIFLKPNTAIIGPNVPIRLPANASPVHFEGELAVVIGRACKDVPAAQAAENILGYTIANDVSARDQQKADGQWTRAKGHDTFCPVGPWIVTDLTPLDPADLELRTEVNGEVKQQSRTSLMIHDVGEIIEWISAVMTLLPGDLILTGTPAGVGPIEDGDTVSITIEGIGTLTNPVMRKGKS; encoded by the coding sequence ATGCGCCTTGGTCGAATCGCCAGTCCGGACGGAGTCGCATTCGTCAGCATCGACGGCGAATTGGGCGACCCCGCCAACATGACGGTCCGCGAAATCGCCGAGCACCCGTTCGGCACGCCGACTTTCACCGGCCGCTCCTGGCCGCTGGCCGACGTGCGGCTGTTGGCGCCGATACTGGCCAGCAAGGTGGTCTGCATCGGCAAGAACTACGCCGACCATATCGCCGAGATGGGCGGCGTCACCGGCCCGGCGCCGGCCGACCCGGTGATATTCCTGAAGCCCAACACCGCGATCATCGGGCCCAACGTACCGATTCGATTGCCCGCCAACGCATCACCGGTGCATTTCGAAGGCGAGCTGGCGGTGGTGATCGGTCGGGCGTGCAAGGACGTCCCAGCAGCCCAGGCCGCCGAAAACATTCTCGGCTACACGATCGCCAACGACGTGTCGGCCCGCGACCAGCAGAAGGCCGACGGTCAGTGGACGCGCGCCAAGGGACACGACACCTTCTGCCCGGTCGGTCCCTGGATCGTGACCGATCTCACTCCGTTGGACCCGGCCGATCTGGAACTGCGCACCGAGGTCAACGGCGAGGTCAAACAGCAGTCCCGCACCTCGCTGATGATCCACGACGTCGGCGAAATCATCGAGTGGATCTCGGCGGTGATGACCTTGCTGCCAGGCGATCTCATTCTCACCGGAACGCCCGCCGGGGTGGGGCCCATCGAGGACGGCGACACCGTCTCGATCACCATCGAGGGCATCGGTACGCTCACCAACCCGGTAATGCGCAAAGGAAAGTCGTGA